Proteins encoded within one genomic window of Deinococcus grandis:
- the pelF gene encoding GT4 family glycosyltransferase PelF: MHVALLCEGTYPHAGGGVSVWCDQLIRGLPEHRFQVYALTAQHEVTPGDLPENVQRLESVPLWSLQPLPRRARTGAGHADRRDALDGFAQLMYALFTPGSDPEVMLGGLRRLHTYAQATDLEALLTGRGRAEQIYDLWSRAAQPTRSQQRPEGDLLLQPTLADAVQATLWLSRFLRPLSVRPPAADLTHATGNGLSTLLAFTAKWAYGTPFVLTEHGIYLRERYLELRFTSHSPAFKSFLLRFYGCLTRAAYRMADLITPGSRYNERWEVREGADPARIMAVYNGVNPAAFPPSAAEPAQPTISWVGRIDPLKDLETLIRAFALVREQLPGAQLRMFGSVPRGNEDYARFCHSLTQEVGVQGSATFEGHVPAVVDAYHAGHMVALTSISEGFPYTLIEAMATGRATVSTDVGGVSEAVGEAGLVVPSRDPHAVARACVQLLSSAPLRERLGRAARQRVLSQFTLDSFLDVYRGLYPQVARPARVPA; encoded by the coding sequence ATGCACGTTGCTCTGCTCTGTGAAGGCACGTACCCGCACGCTGGCGGCGGCGTGAGCGTCTGGTGCGACCAGCTGATCCGCGGTCTGCCCGAACACCGCTTCCAGGTGTACGCCCTGACCGCCCAGCACGAGGTCACGCCCGGCGACCTGCCGGAAAACGTCCAGCGGCTCGAGAGCGTGCCGCTGTGGTCGCTGCAGCCGCTGCCGCGGCGCGCCCGGACAGGAGCGGGCCACGCCGACCGGCGGGACGCGCTGGACGGCTTCGCGCAGCTCATGTACGCGCTGTTCACGCCCGGCAGTGACCCGGAGGTGATGCTGGGCGGCCTGCGCCGGCTGCACACCTACGCGCAGGCCACGGACCTGGAGGCACTGCTGACCGGTCGGGGCCGCGCCGAGCAGATCTACGACCTCTGGAGCCGCGCCGCGCAGCCCACCCGCAGCCAGCAGCGCCCGGAGGGGGACCTGCTGCTGCAACCCACCCTGGCGGACGCCGTGCAGGCGACGCTGTGGCTGTCGCGCTTCCTGCGGCCGCTGAGCGTGCGCCCCCCGGCGGCGGACCTGACCCACGCGACCGGGAACGGCCTGTCGACGCTGCTGGCCTTCACGGCGAAATGGGCGTACGGCACGCCGTTCGTGCTGACCGAGCACGGCATCTACCTGCGCGAACGCTACCTGGAGCTGCGGTTCACGAGCCACAGCCCGGCGTTCAAGTCGTTCCTGCTGCGCTTCTACGGCTGCCTGACCCGCGCGGCATACCGCATGGCGGACCTGATCACGCCCGGCTCGCGGTACAACGAACGCTGGGAGGTCCGCGAGGGCGCCGACCCGGCGCGGATCATGGCGGTGTACAACGGCGTGAACCCGGCGGCCTTCCCGCCCAGCGCGGCCGAACCCGCGCAGCCCACCATCAGCTGGGTGGGCCGCATCGATCCCCTGAAGGATCTCGAGACGCTGATCCGGGCGTTCGCGCTGGTGCGGGAGCAGCTGCCCGGCGCGCAGCTGCGCATGTTCGGGTCCGTGCCGCGCGGCAACGAGGACTACGCCCGGTTCTGCCACTCACTGACGCAGGAGGTCGGGGTGCAGGGCAGCGCCACCTTCGAGGGGCACGTCCCGGCGGTCGTGGACGCGTATCACGCCGGTCACATGGTCGCCCTGACCAGCATCAGCGAGGGCTTCCCGTACACCCTGATCGAGGCGATGGCGACCGGCCGCGCGACCGTGTCCACCGACGTGGGCGGCGTGAGCGAGGCCGTCGGGGAAGCCGGGCTGGTCGTGCCGTCCCGCGATCCGCACGCCGTCGCGCGGGCGTGCGTGCAGCTGCTGTCCAGCGCGCCGCTGCGCGAGCGGCTGGGCCGCGCCGCGCGCCAGCGGGTGCTGTCGCAGTTCACGCTGGACTCGTTCCTGGACGTGTACCGCGGGCTGTACCCGCAGGTCGCGCGGCCCGCGCGGGTGCCCGCGTGA